The following nucleotide sequence is from uncultured Ilyobacter sp..
ATAATATTATCCTTGTTATACTTTACATAGAGTTCCATATGATTCTCCATAGGAAATTCAACACGGTTTTGAACCACCTCTATACACTCTCCGCCTATATCAATATCAAAATGGTAAAACCCGCTTTTAAAGGCACTGTCCTTTACTCTTCCTTTCAGAACTCCCTCATTGTCACCCGGTTTCTCTTCTAATGTTACCCTTAGGTCCTCTGACTTCAAAGCCAGGCAGACTTTTTCGGCCTCACTAAAATTTACGGAAAATTCTATATTTTTACTGTAAAAGATACCACTTTTAATCTTTCCGGTAAATATGTTATTTATCCCTATAAATTTTGCCACAAAAGGTGATGACGGTTTTTTATAGAGGTTCAACGGAGTGTCAAACTGGGCAAGGTTTCCATTGTCCAATATGGCAATTTTATCCGACAGATAAAATGCTTCATTTCTGTCGTGAGTCACAAAAAGTACCGTACTTTTATGTTTCTTCTGAATTTTTTTGAGAAGTTTCTGCAATTTCCCCCTGAGTCCCTCATCTAGCGCTGAAAAAGGTTCATCCATGAGCAGAAGTCTAGGTTCCATGACAAGTGCTCTCGCTATGGATACCCTCTGCTTTTGACCACCACTGAGGTCATAGGGATGTCTTTTTTCAAAACCACCGAGCCCAAGCTCTTTCAATACATTTTTAGCCTTTTTTAGTCTCTCCCTTTTACTTATTCCCATCATTTTAAGACCAAAGGCTACATTATCCTCTACATTTAGGTTTGGAAGAAGCAGAGAATCTTGAAAAATCATAGATAGCCCTTTCTCTTTGGGGGATTTTCCCCTGGTCCCTTCCCCCTGTATATAAACTTCCCCGTCATAATCCTCTATTAGCCCGGAGATTATATTCAATAAAGTGGTCTTTCCACATCCAGATTCTCCTAAAAGGGTTACAAACTCACCTTTTTCAATTTTCAGATTAAAATCTATCATTTGAAAATTATCATATTTTTTACCTATATCTTTCAGAATTACCATACTATGTCCCCTGTCGTTTTTTTATTGTAAATCCTCTTTACTTTTCTCTCTAAAATAAAGAGCAAAGAAAAATTTATGAATATATAGAATACACTATATACCGCTCCAGCCTTTATATTCCCGCCGGATATATATGGAAACATCAAAATAGGGATAGTCAAAACCTTCCCCCCTCCTATAATTAGGGTATTAAGATATTGTGCAAAGGATACTATTATCACCAGGCTTCCTCCCGCTATTACAGAAGGCATTATATGGGGTAAAGTAATATAAAAAAATCTCTGCATCCCATTGGCTCCTAGCATTTTACCCACCATCTCATAATTTTCATTGAGAGTTCTATATCCTATAGTTGTAGAATGGATATAGTAGGGAAGAGTAAGTACCGTATGTATAAACACAACCCCTATAAGGGTTTCTGACAGTCCTAGCCTGATGAAAGTAAAGTAGATCCCCATACTGGTAACAAATGAGGGAATAATCAAAGGAAGAAAAACCAGACCCTGAATAATTTTTTTTCCTTTAAAATTCTTTCTTGCCAGTATATTTGCCGCCGGAGTCCCCAGGATAATATTAAGAAAAAGTGTCAACAGAGCCGTTCCAATAGTGGTAATCGAGGCATCATAAGTTTTTTTGTCATTTATTATATAAAGCCATGAATCAAGGTTTAAACTTTCATATATAAGAGCGCCAAAGGGAAGTATAAAACATATCATTATAATTGCCCCGAGTATTTTCATCACCAATCTTTTCATCTAATCCCACGCCCTTTGATTTTTACCTACGGTGAATTTATGAATACAGTATACCAATACTCCCCCTGTCATACTAATTAATGAAATAAACATATTTATCACCATAAGGTTTGGCCTGTCAGCAAGGTTTCCCTTAGAGTACATGTCATAAGCCATCACTGCCAGAGCCTTTGGATAGGTCACTCCAAGTATATAGGG
It contains:
- a CDS encoding ABC transporter permease subunit, whose translation is MKRLVMKILGAIIMICFILPFGALIYESLNLDSWLYIINDKKTYDASITTIGTALLTLFLNIILGTPAANILARKNFKGKKIIQGLVFLPLIIPSFVTSMGIYFTFIRLGLSETLIGVVFIHTVLTLPYYIHSTTIGYRTLNENYEMVGKMLGANGMQRFFYITLPHIMPSVIAGGSLVIIVSFAQYLNTLIIGGGKVLTIPILMFPYISGGNIKAGAVYSVFYIFINFSLLFILERKVKRIYNKKTTGDIVW
- a CDS encoding ABC transporter ATP-binding protein gives rise to the protein MVILKDIGKKYDNFQMIDFNLKIEKGEFVTLLGESGCGKTTLLNIISGLIEDYDGEVYIQGEGTRGKSPKEKGLSMIFQDSLLLPNLNVEDNVAFGLKMMGISKRERLKKAKNVLKELGLGGFEKRHPYDLSGGQKQRVSIARALVMEPRLLLMDEPFSALDEGLRGKLQKLLKKIQKKHKSTVLFVTHDRNEAFYLSDKIAILDNGNLAQFDTPLNLYKKPSSPFVAKFIGINNIFTGKIKSGIFYSKNIEFSVNFSEAEKVCLALKSEDLRVTLEEKPGDNEGVLKGRVKDSAFKSGFYHFDIDIGGECIEVVQNRVEFPMENHMELYVKYNKDNIILI